Proteins encoded in a region of the Planococcus citri chromosome 1, ihPlaCitr1.1, whole genome shotgun sequence genome:
- the Tao gene encoding serine/threonine-protein kinase Tao: protein MPSVQRPGSLKDPEVAELFDKEDPEKIFEDLREIGHGSFGAVYYARCLLTREIVAIKKMSYVGKQTMEKWQDILKEIRFLKQLSHPNTIQYKGCFLKDHTAWLVMEYCLGSASDIIEVHKRPLKEEEIAAICEGVLRGLHYLHSLGRIHRDIKAGNILLTENGTVKLADFGSASIKCPANSFVGTPYWMAPEVILAMDEGQYDGKVDVWSLGITCIELAERKPPYFNMNAMSALYHIAQNDTPVLQSPEWTDIFRHFVDSCLQKNPTERPSAGKLLSHQMVTRHRSPHVLIDLIQRTKAAVRDLDNLNYRKMKKILMKDACETESTVDADDTPDDQTGGESSKSNSITSEHSMQSGVSASSQSSSTNSLPPAMENINYMENNNSSMTSSRSRHKMSNLVGMGEPSGGINNFATIRTTSIVTKQQKEHMQEEMHEQMSGYKRMRREHQAALLKLEERCKVEMDNHKQLLDKEYESLLQQFSKELEKLQMKHNQDLERKLKQNLASEKKLIKEITNRQAADKKMFDAQRQKEYKITKERWKRELSLDESTPKRQRDATLQTQKENLKQIEAQEEQRLVRGQKDYLEIEVRKYKRKKLLSLHIFEQELLREELNKRQQQLEQAHSMLLRHHEKTQELEYRQQKAVHQLREEQVQRQHDTELHNQREYMQRAQRELRKKHALQLKQQPKSLKQKEMQIRKQFRETCKIQTRQYKALKAQILSSTSKDEQKTVIKKLKEEQRRKLALLGDQYEQSIAEMLQKQSIRLDESQELECHRLKERLHYELEILMAYQSKNKMQAEAQRDRERKELEDRVSVRRALLEQKMEGETQQFLQERTERIRLIHERQERDLEQFDEESTRLGFSAMMIAEASRETYPDEESLSGSVLSLAHSNSSCSFPDGNL, encoded by the exons ATGCCATCCGTTCAAAG ACCTGGCAGTCTGAAAGATCCCGAAGTAGCCGAGTTATTTGATAAAGAAGACccggaaaaaattttcgaagatttGAGAGAAATCGGACATGGAAGTTTCGGTGCTGTGTATTACGCGAGATGTTTACTTACCAGAGAAATCGTCGCCATCAAGAAGATGTCCTATGTTGGCAAACAGACGATGGAAAAATGGCAAGATATCCTGAAAGAAAtccgatttttgaaacaattaagTCATCCTAACACTATTCAATATAAAGGTTGTTTCCTGAAAGATCACACGGCATGG CTCGTAATGGAGTATTGCCTTGGATCAGCTTCCGATATTATTGAAGTACATAAAAGACCTTTGAAAGAAGAGGAAATAGCTGCAATTTGCGAAGGAGTATTACGTGGGCTTCATTATCTTCATAGCTTAGGCAGAATACATCGTGACATAAAGGCCGGTAATATCCTGCTGACTGAAAATGGCACCGTGAAATTAG CTGATTTTGGCTCCGCTAGTATTAAATGTCCGGCCAATAGTTTCGTGGGTACGCCTTATTGGATGGCACCTGAAGTCATTCTAGCCATGGATGAAGGCCAGTACGATGGTAAAGTTGACGTATGGTCTTTGGGTATCACATGCATTGAATTAG ccgAACGTAAACCGCCGTATTTCAATATGAATGCAATGAGTGCCTTGTATCATATCGCTCAAAATGATACGCCCGTTTTACAGTCTCCCGAGTGGACCGATATATTTAGACATTTTGTTGATTCGTGTTTGCAAAAGAATCCCACAGAAAGACCTTCCGCTGGAAAATTACTATCC CATCAAATGGTTACCCGTCATCGCTCTCCTCACGTGTTGATAGATTTAATTCAACGAACCAAAGCCGCAGTTAGAGATTTGGATAATTTAAATTAtcgtaaaatgaagaaaatcttGATGAAAGATGCTTGTGAAACTGAAAGCACAGTTGATGCCGACG ATACGCCCGATGATCAAACGGGTGGTGAGAGTAGTAAGAGTAATAGTATCACCTCGGAGCATTCTATGCAATCTGGTGTTAGCGCATCGTCACAAAGTAGTTCCACCAATAGTCTACCTCCAGCGATGGAAAATATCAATTATATGGAGAATAACAACAGTAGCATGACATCGAGCAGAAGCAGACATAAG ATGAGTAATCTAGTTGGAATGGGTGAACCAAGCGGTGGTATTAATAATTTCGCCACAATACGAACCACCTCAATTGTAACCAAGCAACAAAAGGAGCACATGCAAGAAGAAATGCACGAGCAAATGTCCGGATATAAACGTATGAGAAGGGAACATCAAGCTGCTTTATTGAAG ttggAAGAACGCTGCAAAGTAGAAATGGATAATCATAAACAACTGTTGGATAAAGAATACGAATCGCTTCTGCAACAGTTTAGCAAAGAACTGGAAAAGCTGCAAATGAAACATAATCAAGACTTAGAAAGAAAG TTGAAACAAAACCTCGCctctgagaaaaaattaattaaagaaaTAACAAATCGTCAAGCTGCTGATAAGAAAATGTTCGACGCCCAACGTCAGAAAGAATATAAAATTACCAAAGAGAGATGGAAACGTGAATTATCGTTAGATGAATCGACACCAAAGAGACAACGCGATGCTACATTACA AACCCAAAAAGAAAATCTGAAACAAATCGAAGCTCAGGAAGAACAACGATTGGTACGCGGACAAAAGGATTATTTAGAGATAGAAGTGAGAAAATACAAACGAAAAAAGCTCCTGtctttgcatatttttgaacAAGAGCTTTTACgcgaa GAATTGAATAAACGTCAGCAACAATTAGAGCAAGCTCACTCTATGCTATTAAGACATCACGAAAAAACTCAAGAACTGGAATATCGTCAACAAAAAGCAGTGCATCAATTACGCGAAGAACAAGTCCAAAGGCAGCACGATACCGAGCTGCATAATCAGCGTGAGTACATGCAAAGAGCTCAAAGAGAATTGCGCAAAAAGCACGCTCTTCAATTGAAACAGCAACCTAAAAGTCTCAAG CAAAAAGAGATGCAGATTAGGAAACAATTTCGAGAAACGTGTAAAATACAAACACGACAATATAAAGCTCTGAAAGCTCAGATATTATCCAGCACCAGCAAAGACGAACAGAAGACTGTTATTAAAAAACTAAAGGAAGAACAGAGAAGAAAATTAGCTCTCCTGGGCGATCAATACGAACAGAGTATTGCCGAAATGCTTCAAAAACAATCT ATACGCTTAGACGAATCGCAAGAATTAGAATGTCATCGTTTGAAGGAACGTTTGCATTACGAATTGGAAATATTGATGGCGTATCAgtcgaaaaataaaatgcaagCTGAGGCGCAACGAGATCGCGAAAGAAAAGAACTAGAGGATCGGGTTTCTGTTAGGCGAGCTCTTCTTgaacaaaaa ATGGAAGGAGAAAcgcaacaatttttgcaagaacGAACCGAAAGAATACGGTTGATTCACGAAAGACAAGAACGTGACTTGGAACAATTTGACGAAGAATCTACTCGATTAGGATTCAG CGCAATGATGATAGCCGAAGCCTCAAGAGAAACATATCCAGATGAAGAAAGTCTTTCCGGTAGTGTTTTAAGTTTAGCTCATAGCAATAGTTCGTGTTCCTTCCCGGACGGTAATCTGTAG